Proteins encoded by one window of Drosophila melanogaster chromosome X:
- the CG43737 gene encoding uncharacterized protein, isoform B has protein sequence MSLSLGVRGRGALWLALLLATTAFCGAAWAAPTVGGAASAVVAGQKQSHHQYHHLEIGVQGNTPTLMEASTTRGGKHATVPTTQAPPKPSTTATRTTTTTTTTTEMARATDKLEVTKEVPSAKTEASAIGSTTEISTIGKIRITEISSTTEKSTAINETLSSSVIERTTTTVAAASASKETNKEDLQVVRLLDLEHTVAPPLDNGHDGRKLTKKKQLLEQHFPTTTVATTTIETEMERIPTTSSSTTTTTILSSSTTSAPPLPFTFPPLRPSNLAFLEAIFSTAPPMTTDLAGTKSTRTPPTPSTLAPPHHGYLGPIFMGERTIGVVHPLKKPQPASHQHVASIESQLRNGRLVEILAPTALLEQIPEPSTTHAPPQLGAASVLSTTVFQVPDVQTSTTRLPTSNSNENNVAGGAEVVAPPRTESKISDIQIEVYDSTVDSIVASTNFRDNEGFYAPPQTHVEIGTTKPPHEMQLPQERFTQYVIDRADVSTQPASGGVGGSGGAAMGKPEPAAIEIHINVSEAFGSESEDLEFSYRQPSLAADKPGKSGDEILVVEIIDSGADNSSSESGGSSSSASGEHINPIFTFRNSDAAAAPPPPVRPPQSVQDADELFMADLKDGGGGAVPRPPPPPPPPPPRKPNIDRDSDTIFYISNTEVKVGESLPTMVPVGEQQRKFQLENQFFPASYVMDSQQQQQQLQSQQAQQPDEDIILSPLHHNADGLKIFRSSSSNSGDGAPPLDVTYVGESVIEVEQQPQGWSSTLPPGQQQQQDIVIQPAVLPDLAIGVPVIGELPPQIELKEIDYMPGELGMGQNGIGIYENDIQSNSIDSEPDVIESSIQYGGDLIDDGAGGGFDGVEGSYPFESPAHRQQQVGLSHQPHRQSANHLHREQLPVAEMVNATLLQRYDSGSGSGSGSGSGSGSASAMAPLLASGSSRSGNATALSEDPLADYDGFFNLFAVSMGLIIVILPSALLVSMYCAIKYVLSKNSGAGTGGAHGDDSEQGQDSKHESKSSSFSSSGSATASTIPQPRPRPVPPHHPPPTAKPPSGVSQGHLLTPGLECLEFRFEGGSVGKVGEVVQVGLEAFGDGNGNASSIGGSNGGIGGGCFAACGSVTKMTLKDNHLIVVTEERHDISRNARETKMHTDKDGVFVVEVARGIDSKQLTGDHSGVTLDATELPFDNKLAPNGGHLLEKTLPSHEQVQIHAPPQDFATGHPAPLHLIEEAEEHVAEDLSQQAVETPAILARTGLSQSDLSSTSSSDSNKRYSYGNQELYVIEQPGYATSSPTAKPILISPNQNSGQDLEQKSQLSTSTEQTEIDSSQGTKKPDEEVARPEEAVKEIISEKEVAKPLQKEVATPPDYEVKTTPEEAVDVKQEESVVPEKLTEVQPVVDDVASRYEEEVPPKEELPPPTVEVSPPKEDQVPIENDVQEQEEKPDNQVEVQTESNPDPTGMNAKLPDESLKPEETVEIQNEPEAESNYDSLMSLPAPPSTEEIKELGDYALMESNQLDSLPPPPPPLQDVPSTPPASGRPAAINVSNENGTGKVSVVITGGGLVGGGAEEPSTLTPPASPPATPPPSQTSTQYASNGLTNGIHALAVVDVNGS, from the exons ATGTCGCTCTCACTGGGCGTTCGGGGGCGTGGCGCCCTCTGGTTGGCGCTCCTGCTGGCCACCACTGCATTCTGCGGTGCTGCCTGGGCGGCGCCCACAGTGGGTGGTGCTGCGTCAGCGGTGGTGGCGGGGCAAAAGCAGTCGCATCACCAATACCACCACTTGGAAATCGGAGTGCAGGGCAATACGCCAACGTTGATGGAGGCGAGCACCACTAGAGGTGGGAAACATGCCACAGTGCCCACCACTCAGGCACCACCAAAGCCCAGCACCACCGCCACACGcactaccaccaccaccaccaccaccaccgagATGGCAAGAGCCACAGATAAACTAGAGGTGACCAAAGAGGTGCCAAGCGCCAAGACAGAAGCATCTGCAATCGGAAGCACCACTGAAATTAGCACCATTGGGAAAATCAGAATCACTGAGATCAGCAGCACCACTGAGAAATCAACTGCGATCAATGAAACACTAAGCAGTTCTGTCATAGAGAGAACCACAAcaacagtagcagcagcatcagcaagcAAGGAAACTAATAAAGAAGATTTGCAAGTGGTGCGGCTATTAGACTTGGAGCACACAGTGGCGCCACCGTTGGACAATGGTCACGATGGCCGCAAGCTGACcaagaagaagcagctgctGGAGCAGCACTTTCCCACCACAACGGTGGCGACCACCACCAttgaaacggaaatggaaagGATACCCACaacaagcagcagcaccacaaccaccacaaTTTTGAGCAGCAGCACGACCAGCGCACCACCGCTCCCGTTCACATTCCCGCCGCTGCGACCCTCCAATCTTGCCTTTCTGGAAGCGATATTTTCCACGGCACCACCCATGACCACTGACTTAGCAGGAACAAAATCAACCAGGACACCACCGACACCATCCACGTTAGCGCCACCGCACCATGGCTACTTGGGACCGATATTTATGGGCGAGAGAACCATCGGTGTGGTGCATCCGCTGAAGAAGCCACAGCCGGCGAGCCACCAGCACGTCGCTTCGATTGAGAGCCAGCTGCGAAATGGCCGTTTGGTGGAGATTCTGGCGCCCACGGCGCTGCTCGAGCAGATTCCCGAGCCCAGCACCACCCATGCACCACCACAGCTGGGAGCTGCATCTGTGCTGTCCACCACCGTTTTCCAAGTGCCCGATGTCCAGACCAGCACCACCCGCCTGCCCACAAGCAATAgcaatgaaaataatgtcGCTGGTGGTGCCGAGGTGGTTGCACCACCACGCACCGAGTCCAAGATCTCGGACATTCAGATCGAAGTGTACGATTCCACGGTGGACTCCATCGTGGCTTCGACGAATTTCCGCGACAACGAAGGCTTTTATGCACCACCGCAGACCCATGTGGAAATTGGCACCACCAAGCCGCCGCATGAGATGCAGTTGCCGCAGGAGCGGTTTACCCAGTATGTTATCGATCGCGCTGATGTTTCCACCCAGCCGGCATCGGGTGGTGTCGGTGGTTCTGGTGGTGCAGCGATGGGCAAGCCAGAGCCGGCAGCCATCGAAATCCACATCAATGTGTCCGAGGCATTTGGCAGCGAAAGCGAAGATCTGGAGTTCTCCTATCGGCAGCCCTCGTTGGCGGCCGATAAGCCGGGAAAGTCTGGCGATGAGATTTTGGTAGTTGAGATCATCGACAGTGGTGCGGACAATAGTAGCTCGGAATCGGGTGGCTCATCCTCCTCAGCGAGCGGGGAGCACATCAATCCGATCTTCACCTTCCGCAACTCGGATGCAGCGGctgcaccaccaccccccGTTCGTCCACCGCAGTCTGTTCAGGATGCTGACGAGCTATTCATGGCCGATCTAAAGGacggcggtggtggtgcagTGCCACGCCCGCCgcctccaccaccgccaccaccaccgcgaAAGCCCAACATCGATCGCGATTCGGACACGATCTTTTACATTTCGAACACAGAAGTCAAGGTGGGTGAATCGCTGCCAACGATGGTGCCAGTGGGTGAGCAGCAGCGCAAGTTCCAGCTGGAGAACCAGTTCTTCCCCGCCAGCTATGTGATGGAttcacagcagcagcagcaacagttgcaatcccagcaggcgcagcagcCAGATGAGGACATCATCCTATCGCCACTGCATCACAATGCGGATGGATTGAAGATTTTCCGCAGCTCCTCGTCGAACAGTGGCGATGGAGCACCACCGCTAGACGTGACCTATGTGGGTGAGTCGGTCATCGAGGTGGAGCAACAGCCGCAGGGTTGGAGCAGCACGTTGCCACCgggacaacagcagcagcaggatatCGTTATCCAGCCGGCAGTGCTGCCGGATTTGGCGATCGGTGTGCCCGTCATTGGGGAACTTCCACCGCAGATCGAGCTCAAGGAGATCGACTACATGCCCGGTGAGCTGGGAATGGGTCAGAACGGAATTGGCATCTACGAGAACGACATCCAGAGCAACAGCATCGACAGCGAACCGGATGTGATCGAGAGTTCCATACAGTACGGTGGGGATCTAATTGACGATGGAGCCGGCGGTGGCTTTGATGGCGTCGAGGGTTCCTATCCCTTCGAGAGCCCCGCGCACCGCCAGCAGCAGGTGGGCCTGAGCCACCAGCCCCATCGCCAGTCCGCCAATCATTTGCACCGCGAACAGCTCCCTGTTGCGGAAATGGTCAATGCTACGCTCCTCCAGCGATATGACAGTGGGTCTGGATCGGGATCCGGTTCAGGATCGGGATCGGGGTCTGCATCGGCAATGGCTCCTCTGCTCGCAAGTGGAAGTAGCCGTTCTGGAAATGCCACTGCTCTCTCGGAAGATCCTCTGGCTGACTACGACG gattCTTTAATCTTTTTGCTGTTTCTATGGGCCTCATTATTGTCATCCTACCATCAGCTCTTTTGGTATCTATGTACTGCGCTATAAa GTATGTGCTGAGCAAGAACTCGGGAGCGGGCACGGGTGGCGCCCACGGCGATGACAGCGAACAGGGCCAGGACTCCAAGCACGAG TCTAAGTCGTCGTCATTCTCATCATCTGGCTCGGCCACCGCTTCAACCATCCCGCAACCACGTCCACGCCCAGTGCCAccgcaccacccaccgcccactgcgAAGCCCCCGAGCGGCGTCAGTCAAGGCCATTTACTGACGCCTGGCCTGGAGTGCCTCGAGTTTCGATTCGAAGGAGGCAGCGTGGGCAAGGTGGGCGAGGTGGTCCAGGTGGGTCTGGAGGCGTTTGGtgatggtaatggtaatgcCTCCTCTATTGGCGGCTCAAATGGTGGCATTGGCGGTGGCTGCTTTGCTGCCTGTGGCTCCGTCACCAAGATGACGCTCAAAGATAATCATCTGATTGTTGTCACCGAGGAGCGGCAC GACATTTCACGAAACGCCCGAGAGACAAAAATGCATACAGACAAGGATGGTGTCTTCGTGGTGGAGGTGGCCCGAGGCATCGACTCCAAGCAGTTGACCGGTGATCATTCCGGCGTGACCTTGGACGCCACCGAACTGCCCTTCGACAACAAACTGGCGCCCAACGGGGGGCATTTGCTTGAAAAGACTCTGCCCAGTCACGAACAGGTGCAGATCCATGCACCGCCACAGGACTTTGCCACTGGCCATCCTGCCCCACTGCATCTCATTGAGGAGGCCGAGGAGCATGTCGCCGAGGATCTGAGTCAGCAGGCAGTCGAAACTCCCGCTATCTTGGCACGCACTGGACTCTCGCAATCGGATCTCAGCTCGACTTCCTCCAGTGACTCCAACAAGCGTTACTCTTACGGCAATCAGGAGCTATATGTCATCGAGCAGCCGGGCTATGCCACCAGTTCACCCACAGCAAAGCCCATTTTGATAAGTCCAAATCAAAATTCAGGCCAGGATCTGGAGCAGAAGTCACAGCTATCCACCAGTACTGAACAAACCGAAATCGATTCAAGTCAAGGAACTAAAAAGCCAGATGAAGAAGTTGCTAGGCCAGAAGAGGCGGTAAAAGAGATTATTTCGGAAAAGGAGGTAGCCAAACCTCTCCAGAAAGAGGTAGCTACTCCACCTGATTATGAGGTGAAAACCACTCCGGAAGAGGCGGTAGATGTAAAACAAGAAGAGTCAGTTGTTCCGGAAAAGTTGACAGAGGTTCAACCTGTAGTGGATGATGTGGCTTCACGCTATGAGGAAGAGGTTCCACCAAAAGAAGAATTGCCTCCACCAACAGTTGAAGTGTCTCCACCAAAGGAAGATCAAGTTCCGATTGAGAATGATgtgcaggagcaggaggagaaACCAGACAACCAAGTTGAAGTCCAAACCGAGTCAAACCCAGATCCCACTGGGATGAACGCAAAGTTACCAGATGAATCCCTGAAACCAGAGGAGACAGTGGAAATCCAAAACGAACCGGAGGCCGAGAGCAACTATGACAGTCTGATGAGCCTGCCAGCGCCACCATCCACGGAGGAGATCAAAGAGCTGGGCGACTATGCGCTCATGGAGTCCAACCAGTTGGACAGcctgccaccaccaccaccgccactcCAAGATGTCCCCAGCACTCCGCCTGCAAGCGGGAGGCCTGCTGCCATCAATGTCAGCAATGAGAATGGGACTGGCAAGGTGTCGGTGGTGATCACCGGCGGTGGACTAGTTGGTGGTGGGGCCGAGGAGCCCTCCACCCTGACACCACCCGCCTCGCCGCCCGCCACTCCACCACCGTCGCAGACATCGACGCAGTACGCCAGCAATGGACTCACCAATGGCATCCATGCCCTGGCCGTGGTCGATGTGAACGGCAGTTAA
- the CG43737 gene encoding uncharacterized protein, isoform C, producing the protein MSLSLGVRGRGALWLALLLATTAFCGAAWAAPTVGGAASAVVAGQKQSHHQYHHLEIGVQGNTPTLMEASTTRGGKHATVPTTQAPPKPSTTATRTTTTTTTTTEMARATDKLEVTKEVPSAKTEASAIGSTTEISTIGKIRITEISSTTEKSTAINETLSSSVIERTTTTVAAASASKETNKEDLQVVRLLDLEHTVAPPLDNGHDGRKLTKKKQLLEQHFPTTTVATTTIETEMERIPTTSSSTTTTTILSSSTTSAPPLPFTFPPLRPSNLAFLEAIFSTAPPMTTDLAGTKSTRTPPTPSTLAPPHHGYLGPIFMGERTIGVVHPLKKPQPASHQHVASIESQLRNGRLVEILAPTALLEQIPEPSTTHAPPQLGAASVLSTTVFQVPDVQTSTTRLPTSNSNENNVAGGAEVVAPPRTESKISDIQIEVYDSTVDSIVASTNFRDNEGFYAPPQTHVEIGTTKPPHEMQLPQERFTQYVIDRADVSTQPASGGVGGSGGAAMGKPEPAAIEIHINVSEAFGSESEDLEFSYRQPSLAADKPGKSGDEILVVEIIDSGADNSSSESGGSSSSASGEHINPIFTFRNSDAAAAPPPPVRPPQSVQDADELFMADLKDGGGGAVPRPPPPPPPPPPRKPNIDRDSDTIFYISNTEVKVGESLPTMVPVGEQQRKFQLENQFFPASYVMDSQQQQQQLQSQQAQQPDEDIILSPLHHNADGLKIFRSSSSNSGDGAPPLDVTYVGESVIEVEQQPQGWSSTLPPGQQQQQDIVIQPAVLPDLAIGVPVIGELPPQIELKEIDYMPGELGMGQNGIGIYENDIQSNSIDSEPDVIESSIQYGGDLIDDGAGGGFDGVEGSYPFESPAHRQQQVGLSHQPHRQSANHLHREQLPVAEMVNATLLQRYDSGSGSGSGSGSGSGSASAMAPLLASGSSRSGNATALSEDPLADYDGFFNLFAVSMGLIIVILPSALLVSMYCAIKYVLSKNSGAGTGGAHGDDSEQGQDSKHEDISRNARETKMHTDKDGVFVVEVARGIDSKQLTGDHSGVTLDATELPFDNKLAPNGGHLLEKTLPSHEQVQIHAPPQDFATGHPAPLHLIEEAEEHVAEDLSQQAVETPAILARTGLSQSDLSSTSSSDSNKRYSYGNQELYVIEQPGYATSSPTAKPILISPNQNSGQDLEQKSQLSTSTEQTEIDSSQGTKKPDEEVARPEEAVKEIISEKEVAKPLQKEVATPPDYEVKTTPEEAVDVKQEESVVPEKLTEVQPVVDDVASRYEEEVPPKEELPPPTVEVSPPKEDQVPIENDVQEQEEKPDNQVEVQTESNPDPTGMNAKLPDESLKPEETVEIQNEPEAESNYDSLMSLPAPPSTEEIKELGDYALMESNQLDSLPPPPPPLQDVPSTPPASGRPAAINVSNENGTGKVSVVITGGGLVGGGAEEPSTLTPPASPPATPPPSQTSTQYASNGLTNGIHALAVVDVNGS; encoded by the exons ATGTCGCTCTCACTGGGCGTTCGGGGGCGTGGCGCCCTCTGGTTGGCGCTCCTGCTGGCCACCACTGCATTCTGCGGTGCTGCCTGGGCGGCGCCCACAGTGGGTGGTGCTGCGTCAGCGGTGGTGGCGGGGCAAAAGCAGTCGCATCACCAATACCACCACTTGGAAATCGGAGTGCAGGGCAATACGCCAACGTTGATGGAGGCGAGCACCACTAGAGGTGGGAAACATGCCACAGTGCCCACCACTCAGGCACCACCAAAGCCCAGCACCACCGCCACACGcactaccaccaccaccaccaccaccaccgagATGGCAAGAGCCACAGATAAACTAGAGGTGACCAAAGAGGTGCCAAGCGCCAAGACAGAAGCATCTGCAATCGGAAGCACCACTGAAATTAGCACCATTGGGAAAATCAGAATCACTGAGATCAGCAGCACCACTGAGAAATCAACTGCGATCAATGAAACACTAAGCAGTTCTGTCATAGAGAGAACCACAAcaacagtagcagcagcatcagcaagcAAGGAAACTAATAAAGAAGATTTGCAAGTGGTGCGGCTATTAGACTTGGAGCACACAGTGGCGCCACCGTTGGACAATGGTCACGATGGCCGCAAGCTGACcaagaagaagcagctgctGGAGCAGCACTTTCCCACCACAACGGTGGCGACCACCACCAttgaaacggaaatggaaagGATACCCACaacaagcagcagcaccacaaccaccacaaTTTTGAGCAGCAGCACGACCAGCGCACCACCGCTCCCGTTCACATTCCCGCCGCTGCGACCCTCCAATCTTGCCTTTCTGGAAGCGATATTTTCCACGGCACCACCCATGACCACTGACTTAGCAGGAACAAAATCAACCAGGACACCACCGACACCATCCACGTTAGCGCCACCGCACCATGGCTACTTGGGACCGATATTTATGGGCGAGAGAACCATCGGTGTGGTGCATCCGCTGAAGAAGCCACAGCCGGCGAGCCACCAGCACGTCGCTTCGATTGAGAGCCAGCTGCGAAATGGCCGTTTGGTGGAGATTCTGGCGCCCACGGCGCTGCTCGAGCAGATTCCCGAGCCCAGCACCACCCATGCACCACCACAGCTGGGAGCTGCATCTGTGCTGTCCACCACCGTTTTCCAAGTGCCCGATGTCCAGACCAGCACCACCCGCCTGCCCACAAGCAATAgcaatgaaaataatgtcGCTGGTGGTGCCGAGGTGGTTGCACCACCACGCACCGAGTCCAAGATCTCGGACATTCAGATCGAAGTGTACGATTCCACGGTGGACTCCATCGTGGCTTCGACGAATTTCCGCGACAACGAAGGCTTTTATGCACCACCGCAGACCCATGTGGAAATTGGCACCACCAAGCCGCCGCATGAGATGCAGTTGCCGCAGGAGCGGTTTACCCAGTATGTTATCGATCGCGCTGATGTTTCCACCCAGCCGGCATCGGGTGGTGTCGGTGGTTCTGGTGGTGCAGCGATGGGCAAGCCAGAGCCGGCAGCCATCGAAATCCACATCAATGTGTCCGAGGCATTTGGCAGCGAAAGCGAAGATCTGGAGTTCTCCTATCGGCAGCCCTCGTTGGCGGCCGATAAGCCGGGAAAGTCTGGCGATGAGATTTTGGTAGTTGAGATCATCGACAGTGGTGCGGACAATAGTAGCTCGGAATCGGGTGGCTCATCCTCCTCAGCGAGCGGGGAGCACATCAATCCGATCTTCACCTTCCGCAACTCGGATGCAGCGGctgcaccaccaccccccGTTCGTCCACCGCAGTCTGTTCAGGATGCTGACGAGCTATTCATGGCCGATCTAAAGGacggcggtggtggtgcagTGCCACGCCCGCCgcctccaccaccgccaccaccaccgcgaAAGCCCAACATCGATCGCGATTCGGACACGATCTTTTACATTTCGAACACAGAAGTCAAGGTGGGTGAATCGCTGCCAACGATGGTGCCAGTGGGTGAGCAGCAGCGCAAGTTCCAGCTGGAGAACCAGTTCTTCCCCGCCAGCTATGTGATGGAttcacagcagcagcagcaacagttgcaatcccagcaggcgcagcagcCAGATGAGGACATCATCCTATCGCCACTGCATCACAATGCGGATGGATTGAAGATTTTCCGCAGCTCCTCGTCGAACAGTGGCGATGGAGCACCACCGCTAGACGTGACCTATGTGGGTGAGTCGGTCATCGAGGTGGAGCAACAGCCGCAGGGTTGGAGCAGCACGTTGCCACCgggacaacagcagcagcaggatatCGTTATCCAGCCGGCAGTGCTGCCGGATTTGGCGATCGGTGTGCCCGTCATTGGGGAACTTCCACCGCAGATCGAGCTCAAGGAGATCGACTACATGCCCGGTGAGCTGGGAATGGGTCAGAACGGAATTGGCATCTACGAGAACGACATCCAGAGCAACAGCATCGACAGCGAACCGGATGTGATCGAGAGTTCCATACAGTACGGTGGGGATCTAATTGACGATGGAGCCGGCGGTGGCTTTGATGGCGTCGAGGGTTCCTATCCCTTCGAGAGCCCCGCGCACCGCCAGCAGCAGGTGGGCCTGAGCCACCAGCCCCATCGCCAGTCCGCCAATCATTTGCACCGCGAACAGCTCCCTGTTGCGGAAATGGTCAATGCTACGCTCCTCCAGCGATATGACAGTGGGTCTGGATCGGGATCCGGTTCAGGATCGGGATCGGGGTCTGCATCGGCAATGGCTCCTCTGCTCGCAAGTGGAAGTAGCCGTTCTGGAAATGCCACTGCTCTCTCGGAAGATCCTCTGGCTGACTACGACG gattCTTTAATCTTTTTGCTGTTTCTATGGGCCTCATTATTGTCATCCTACCATCAGCTCTTTTGGTATCTATGTACTGCGCTATAAa GTATGTGCTGAGCAAGAACTCGGGAGCGGGCACGGGTGGCGCCCACGGCGATGACAGCGAACAGGGCCAGGACTCCAAGCACGAG GACATTTCACGAAACGCCCGAGAGACAAAAATGCATACAGACAAGGATGGTGTCTTCGTGGTGGAGGTGGCCCGAGGCATCGACTCCAAGCAGTTGACCGGTGATCATTCCGGCGTGACCTTGGACGCCACCGAACTGCCCTTCGACAACAAACTGGCGCCCAACGGGGGGCATTTGCTTGAAAAGACTCTGCCCAGTCACGAACAGGTGCAGATCCATGCACCGCCACAGGACTTTGCCACTGGCCATCCTGCCCCACTGCATCTCATTGAGGAGGCCGAGGAGCATGTCGCCGAGGATCTGAGTCAGCAGGCAGTCGAAACTCCCGCTATCTTGGCACGCACTGGACTCTCGCAATCGGATCTCAGCTCGACTTCCTCCAGTGACTCCAACAAGCGTTACTCTTACGGCAATCAGGAGCTATATGTCATCGAGCAGCCGGGCTATGCCACCAGTTCACCCACAGCAAAGCCCATTTTGATAAGTCCAAATCAAAATTCAGGCCAGGATCTGGAGCAGAAGTCACAGCTATCCACCAGTACTGAACAAACCGAAATCGATTCAAGTCAAGGAACTAAAAAGCCAGATGAAGAAGTTGCTAGGCCAGAAGAGGCGGTAAAAGAGATTATTTCGGAAAAGGAGGTAGCCAAACCTCTCCAGAAAGAGGTAGCTACTCCACCTGATTATGAGGTGAAAACCACTCCGGAAGAGGCGGTAGATGTAAAACAAGAAGAGTCAGTTGTTCCGGAAAAGTTGACAGAGGTTCAACCTGTAGTGGATGATGTGGCTTCACGCTATGAGGAAGAGGTTCCACCAAAAGAAGAATTGCCTCCACCAACAGTTGAAGTGTCTCCACCAAAGGAAGATCAAGTTCCGATTGAGAATGATgtgcaggagcaggaggagaaACCAGACAACCAAGTTGAAGTCCAAACCGAGTCAAACCCAGATCCCACTGGGATGAACGCAAAGTTACCAGATGAATCCCTGAAACCAGAGGAGACAGTGGAAATCCAAAACGAACCGGAGGCCGAGAGCAACTATGACAGTCTGATGAGCCTGCCAGCGCCACCATCCACGGAGGAGATCAAAGAGCTGGGCGACTATGCGCTCATGGAGTCCAACCAGTTGGACAGcctgccaccaccaccaccgccactcCAAGATGTCCCCAGCACTCCGCCTGCAAGCGGGAGGCCTGCTGCCATCAATGTCAGCAATGAGAATGGGACTGGCAAGGTGTCGGTGGTGATCACCGGCGGTGGACTAGTTGGTGGTGGGGCCGAGGAGCCCTCCACCCTGACACCACCCGCCTCGCCGCCCGCCACTCCACCACCGTCGCAGACATCGACGCAGTACGCCAGCAATGGACTCACCAATGGCATCCATGCCCTGGCCGTGGTCGATGTGAACGGCAGTTAA